The Mucilaginibacter mallensis genome has a segment encoding these proteins:
- a CDS encoding Mrp/NBP35 family ATP-binding protein — MIITKEQVLQALGNVEEPDLKKDLVTLNMIQDIHIEGNRVSFSVILTTPACPLKAMIENACRNAILHFISKEAEVSINMTSRVTTQKNTGVPGVKNIIAVASGKGGVGKSTVAVNLALGLAKAGSKVGLIDADIYGPSIPIMFGLENARPRASQVEGGKTRIEPIEKYGIKLLSIGFFTDPNQPVPWRGPMVSTAVKQLFNDADWGELDYLVVDLPPGTGDIHITITQTFPVTGAVIVTTPQNVALADAKKGIGMFMMDAINVPILGIVENMSYFTPAELPENKYYIFGQGGGEKLANMLDVPFLGEIPLVKSISDSGDAGTPIVLDEYSVQSKAFIDMAKRVAQQISISNAKVLDTV; from the coding sequence ATGATCATCACTAAAGAACAAGTATTACAAGCCCTGGGCAATGTTGAAGAACCGGACCTGAAAAAGGACCTGGTTACCCTTAACATGATACAGGATATACATATTGAAGGCAACCGTGTAAGCTTTTCGGTTATACTAACCACCCCTGCATGCCCCTTAAAGGCCATGATTGAGAATGCCTGCCGTAATGCTATCCTGCATTTCATCAGTAAAGAGGCCGAGGTTAGTATCAACATGACCTCACGTGTTACTACGCAAAAAAATACCGGTGTACCGGGGGTAAAAAATATTATCGCGGTAGCATCAGGTAAAGGCGGTGTGGGCAAGTCAACTGTTGCGGTAAATCTTGCGCTGGGTTTGGCCAAAGCCGGATCAAAGGTTGGGTTGATTGATGCTGATATTTATGGGCCATCTATCCCGATCATGTTCGGGCTGGAAAACGCGCGCCCAAGGGCGAGCCAGGTTGAAGGCGGCAAAACACGCATTGAGCCTATTGAAAAATATGGCATTAAATTATTATCCATAGGCTTTTTTACCGATCCGAACCAGCCCGTGCCATGGCGCGGACCAATGGTATCAACAGCCGTTAAACAGTTGTTTAATGATGCCGATTGGGGCGAACTGGATTATCTGGTAGTGGATTTGCCACCGGGTACCGGCGATATACATATCACCATAACACAAACTTTCCCGGTAACAGGCGCGGTTATTGTTACAACTCCACAGAATGTAGCGCTTGCCGATGCTAAAAAGGGTATAGGCATGTTTATGATGGATGCCATTAATGTGCCGATATTGGGTATAGTGGAGAATATGTCGTACTTTACACCTGCAGAGCTGCCTGAAAACAAATATTATATTTTTGGACAAGGCGGCGGCGAAAAGCTGGCAAATATGCTTGATGTACCATTTTTGGGCGAAATACCGTTGGTAAAAAGCATTAGTGATTCGGGCGATGCAGGCACGCCGATCGTATTGGATGAATATTCGGTACAATCAAAGGCGTTTATTGATATGGCTAAGCGTGTAGCGCAGCAAATATCCATATCCAACGCGAAAGTTTTGGATACGGTTTAG
- a CDS encoding biosynthetic peptidoglycan transglycosylase: protein MHRLNPKYIRIALIVVISLIIIVLIGGYIAYTKRDAILQREIAKAKATAKTAYNIDLQIGSATFTGLSTVSFSNIVVVPQNRDSLLSIKKLEISVKLMPLIYGAVKLSDVDLEDGHLNLTDINKVKNFDFLFKKKKDSTATQTKGSLAELANKLINEFLYKIPDNLKLKNFLFTFTKDSTTLKLLTTTAAIKSGTLTSTINVNDGTATWHFEGKLHPSDKEIDVKLYADGKKVELPGIEEHYHTKLSFDTITTQLTKVERGGGETRIYGSWSVSNLLISNRKLATNDIVVPSASIDANVFVGANYISLDSSSVIHLKKITAHPYIKYTLSPVKIYELKINTGWLNGQDLFDSFPGGLFESFAGIQVAGRLNYSLNFYLDASNPDAVQFNSQMNKDNFRILKFGKTDLTKLNRPFVQTPYEVKSQAPPFTVGPANPDYTPLNEIATDTRNAIMTSEDPSFYSNNGFVEESIRKSIATDFEKKKFSRGGSTISMQLIRNTFLNRDKNLARKIEEIMLVWMIENNHLMTKDRMLEVYFNIVEFGYHIYGIGPASRYYFGKTPGQLTLGESIYLASILPNPKAGLYAFMPDGSLRPGLHGYFNLIGNLMAGHGKAQRDSNAYGFYNVRLKESLRREVSTVDTAKADSIIKQGNDDNDATPVVEPEKKLTFFQRLFGKKDTTRKAEETKNDDKATVTVNGKTFPIDTAGKTKKQIRQEKRAIKKLEGEREKEQDQKGY from the coding sequence ATGCATCGCCTTAATCCTAAGTATATACGTATTGCCCTAATTGTTGTTATCTCCCTAATAATTATTGTTTTAATTGGCGGTTATATCGCCTATACAAAACGCGATGCCATACTCCAAAGGGAGATAGCAAAGGCAAAGGCGACAGCAAAAACTGCTTATAATATCGACCTGCAAATTGGTTCGGCAACTTTTACCGGCTTAAGTACGGTGTCGTTTTCAAATATTGTTGTAGTCCCCCAAAACCGCGACAGTTTGTTGAGTATTAAAAAGCTGGAAATCAGCGTTAAGCTGATGCCGCTTATTTATGGTGCGGTAAAACTATCGGATGTTGACCTGGAGGATGGCCATCTGAACCTTACCGACATTAATAAGGTAAAAAACTTCGATTTCCTGTTTAAAAAGAAAAAGGATTCTACAGCAACACAAACAAAGGGCAGCCTTGCCGAACTGGCAAATAAGCTCATCAACGAGTTTTTGTATAAGATACCTGATAATCTTAAGCTTAAAAACTTCCTGTTTACTTTTACTAAGGATAGTACCACGTTAAAATTGCTTACCACAACCGCGGCTATTAAAAGCGGTACCTTAACCTCAACAATTAATGTTAATGATGGTACAGCTACCTGGCATTTTGAAGGTAAGCTGCACCCATCCGACAAAGAAATTGATGTGAAACTGTATGCTGATGGTAAAAAAGTGGAGTTGCCTGGAATAGAGGAGCATTATCATACAAAACTAAGCTTTGATACCATTACTACCCAGCTTACAAAAGTTGAGCGAGGTGGCGGTGAAACACGGATATATGGGTCATGGTCGGTAAGTAATTTGCTGATCAGCAACCGCAAGCTTGCCACAAATGATATTGTTGTTCCCAGCGCGTCAATTGATGCCAATGTGTTTGTTGGGGCTAATTATATATCGCTCGATAGCTCATCGGTGATACATTTAAAAAAGATAACCGCGCACCCTTACATCAAATACACACTGAGCCCGGTTAAGATATATGAATTAAAAATAAATACAGGCTGGCTTAACGGGCAGGATCTTTTTGATTCGTTTCCCGGTGGCTTGTTCGAGTCGTTTGCAGGTATACAGGTTGCAGGCAGGTTGAATTACAGTCTTAATTTTTATCTGGATGCCTCGAATCCTGATGCAGTGCAGTTCAACTCTCAAATGAACAAGGATAATTTCAGGATTCTTAAGTTTGGCAAAACTGATTTGACCAAGCTGAACCGCCCGTTTGTACAAACACCTTACGAAGTGAAATCGCAAGCACCACCATTTACAGTGGGCCCGGCAAATCCAGATTATACACCGCTTAATGAGATAGCCACCGATACCCGCAACGCGATAATGACCTCCGAAGACCCCTCGTTTTATAGTAATAACGGGTTTGTTGAGGAATCGATCCGAAAATCCATCGCTACGGATTTTGAGAAGAAGAAATTTTCGCGTGGGGGCAGTACCATCTCCATGCAGCTCATTAGAAATACCTTTCTGAACCGCGATAAGAACCTTGCCCGTAAAATTGAGGAGATCATGCTGGTATGGATGATCGAGAACAATCACCTCATGACCAAAGACCGCATGCTGGAGGTTTATTTTAACATAGTAGAGTTTGGCTATCATATTTACGGTATAGGGCCCGCATCGCGCTATTATTTTGGTAAAACGCCAGGGCAGCTTACCCTGGGCGAGAGTATTTACCTGGCTAGCATTTTGCCTAACCCCAAAGCGGGCTTATACGCCTTTATGCCCGATGGTAGCTTAAGACCCGGCCTGCATGGTTATTTTAATTTGATCGGGAACCTGATGGCTGGCCATGGGAAAGCCCAGCGGGATAGCAATGCATATGGATTTTATAATGTACGCTTAAAAGAAAGCCTGCGCCGTGAGGTATCAACCGTTGATACTGCCAAGGCTGATAGTATAATAAAACAAGGCAATGACGACAATGATGCAACGCCTGTTGTTGAGCCAGAGAAGAAATTAACATTCTTCCAAAGGCTGTTTGGTAAAAAGGATACTACCCGTAAAGCCGAAGAAACAAAGAATGATGATAAGGCAACAGTAACCGTTAATGGCAAAACATTCCCTATTGATACGGCCGGAAAAACCAAAAAACAGATACGGCAGGAAAAGCGGGCAATAAAGAAATTAGAGGGAGAACGGGAAAAAGAGCAGGATCAAAAAGGGTATTAA
- a CDS encoding RNA recognition motif domain-containing protein gives MNIFVGSLPFKLEEADLKELFEAYGEVSSVKLINDRETGRSKGFGFVEMPDDESAQQAISALNGSEVAGRTIAVSQAEERKPSDRKSFGGGGNRGGGGGYGGGGNRGGGGGGYSKDNRGGGGGGRW, from the coding sequence ATGAACATATTTGTAGGAAGCCTTCCTTTTAAATTAGAGGAAGCCGATTTAAAAGAACTTTTTGAAGCGTATGGCGAAGTAAGCTCCGTTAAGTTAATTAATGACAGAGAAACCGGTAGAAGTAAAGGTTTCGGATTTGTAGAAATGCCAGACGATGAGAGCGCACAACAAGCTATCAGTGCTTTAAACGGTTCTGAGGTTGCAGGCAGAACTATCGCGGTAAGCCAGGCTGAAGAAAGAAAGCCTAGTGATCGCAAAAGCTTCGGCGGCGGTGGAAACCGTGGCGGTGGCGGTGGTTACGGCGGCGGTGGAAACCGTGGCGGTGGCGGCGGTGGCTACTCCAAAGACAACAGAGGCGGCGGCGGTGGTGGCCGTTGGTAA
- a CDS encoding MmcQ/YjbR family DNA-binding protein produces the protein MNIEELRDYCLQKRGVTEGFPFGEDTLVFKVGGKIFLLTGLENGNRFNVKCDPELAVELRERHNEVKPGYHMNKVHWNTVYMDGALTAKQLCQMVDHSYDLIFKSLPKQSQAEILALA, from the coding sequence TTGAATATAGAAGAACTACGTGATTATTGCCTGCAGAAACGCGGAGTAACAGAAGGTTTCCCTTTTGGTGAAGACACATTGGTTTTTAAAGTAGGCGGCAAGATCTTTTTACTTACCGGCTTGGAAAACGGCAACAGGTTTAATGTAAAATGCGATCCTGAATTGGCTGTTGAACTGCGCGAGCGCCATAATGAAGTTAAGCCCGGCTATCACATGAATAAAGTTCACTGGAATACCGTTTATATGGATGGCGCTTTAACAGCAAAACAGCTTTGCCAAATGGTTGACCATTCATACGACCTGATATTTAAAAGTCTCCCAAAACAATCACAGGCAGAAATACTTGCTTTAGCTTGA
- the pepT gene encoding peptidase T, producing MDYKKSLKFCVLERFLRYVVIDTQSDPASETYPSSKKQMDLGKLLVNELLSMGVADAHLDEFGYVYATIPANTTKPNVSVICFCSHMDTSPDCSGLNVKPIVHKNYQGEDLVLPDDEAQVLKMREHPDLKNQIGNDIVTASGTTLLGADNKAGVAEIMDACYHLINHPEIKHGAIRILFTPDEEIGRGVDKVDIKKLGAYAGYTIDGESAGNMENETFSADGAKLIINGLSSHPGFAKGKMESAIKIAGQIVAKLPFELSPEGTELKQGFVHPVNIAGHVEQATVDFIIRDFEEDKLKQHADVIREITENVLKHYPNSTYELHVKPQYRNMKNKLDEHPQIVEYGMEAIRRSGMDAKLCSIRGGTDGSRLSFMGLPCPNIFAGEHAFHGKQEWVSVQDMQKAVETILHLCEIWEEKA from the coding sequence ATGGATTATAAAAAAAGTTTAAAATTTTGTGTTTTAGAGCGTTTTTTACGCTACGTAGTGATAGATACGCAGTCTGATCCGGCCTCTGAGACTTACCCATCAAGCAAAAAACAAATGGACCTGGGTAAACTATTGGTTAATGAATTGCTGTCAATGGGCGTTGCTGATGCCCACCTGGATGAGTTTGGATACGTGTATGCCACCATCCCGGCTAATACTACTAAACCAAATGTTTCTGTGATCTGTTTTTGCTCGCATATGGACACTTCGCCTGATTGTAGCGGACTAAACGTTAAGCCCATCGTTCACAAAAATTACCAGGGTGAAGATCTGGTTTTGCCTGATGATGAAGCGCAGGTATTGAAAATGAGGGAACACCCTGACCTGAAAAATCAGATCGGCAATGATATTGTTACGGCCAGCGGTACTACCCTGCTTGGTGCTGATAATAAGGCAGGTGTTGCCGAAATTATGGATGCCTGCTATCATCTGATTAATCACCCTGAAATTAAGCATGGCGCCATACGCATATTGTTTACCCCTGATGAAGAAATAGGCCGTGGTGTTGATAAGGTTGACATAAAGAAACTAGGCGCCTATGCCGGCTATACTATTGATGGTGAGAGCGCCGGTAATATGGAGAATGAAACCTTTAGCGCCGATGGTGCAAAACTTATTATAAATGGTCTCAGCTCCCATCCTGGCTTTGCGAAGGGCAAAATGGAAAGCGCTATAAAAATTGCAGGGCAGATTGTAGCTAAACTGCCTTTTGAACTATCGCCTGAAGGCACAGAACTTAAACAAGGGTTTGTGCATCCGGTAAATATTGCCGGGCATGTGGAACAGGCTACGGTTGATTTCATTATCCGTGATTTTGAGGAAGATAAATTAAAGCAGCACGCTGATGTGATCAGGGAAATTACGGAAAATGTTTTAAAACACTACCCTAATTCAACCTATGAGCTGCATGTAAAACCGCAATACCGCAACATGAAAAATAAGCTGGATGAACACCCGCAAATTGTTGAATACGGTATGGAAGCGATAAGGCGCAGTGGGATGGATGCCAAACTGTGCAGTATCAGGGGTGGAACGGATGGCTCCCGCTTATCATTTATGGGCCTGCCCTGCCCTAATATTTTTGCTGGTGAGCACGCTTTTCACGGTAAACAAGAATGGGTGTCGGTACAGGATATGCAAAAAGCCGTTGAGACTATATTGCATTTGTGCGAGATTTGGGAAGAGAAGGCTTGA
- a CDS encoding peroxiredoxin family protein — MKSKTLLFLILSLFAVTGFAQTKLQIGIWRGVLKTSSGNNLPFNFSLTDSAGKPVIAIMNGDERLQVTDVKVDGDSVFIHMPLFDSEFRLRHEANFLVGKWIKHLGTKDATMDFVAQPNASWRFFKDSPAPAFNLSGRWSAIFGDGDKRDTTVGEFKQTGSKLTGTFLTTTGDYRYLEGSVAGDSLYLSCFDGGHAFIFTAKISSDQTLTDGKMYSGYSGLDHWTAVRNENAKLPDAYSLTALKPGYDKIAFTFRDLKGNKVSLSDARFKNKVVIVQILGSWCPNCMDETTFFVNSYYAKYHPKGVEIVGLAYERTTDFAKSQRTVQQLKDHFNIPYPLLITGYTPGKGDPQKSLPMLADFKGFPTTIIIDKKGDVRKIHTGFSGPGTGDYYTQFVDEFEKLTDDLLAE, encoded by the coding sequence ATGAAAAGTAAAACGCTGTTATTCCTGATATTATCCCTCTTCGCCGTTACTGGCTTTGCACAAACCAAATTACAAATTGGCATTTGGCGGGGGGTGTTAAAAACATCATCGGGCAATAACCTGCCTTTTAATTTTAGTTTGACCGATAGCGCCGGCAAACCGGTGATCGCTATTATGAACGGTGATGAACGCCTGCAAGTAACTGATGTTAAGGTAGACGGCGACTCCGTTTTCATCCATATGCCTTTGTTCGATTCTGAATTCAGGTTAAGGCATGAGGCTAATTTTTTAGTAGGCAAGTGGATAAAACACTTGGGCACTAAGGACGCTACCATGGATTTTGTAGCACAGCCTAATGCTTCATGGCGCTTTTTTAAAGACAGCCCTGCGCCTGCGTTTAATCTATCGGGCCGATGGTCTGCTATTTTTGGTGATGGCGATAAAAGAGATACCACCGTTGGAGAATTTAAACAAACAGGATCGAAGTTAACCGGTACATTTTTAACCACCACCGGCGATTACCGCTACCTGGAAGGTTCAGTAGCTGGCGACAGCTTATACCTGTCATGCTTTGATGGTGGTCATGCCTTTATCTTTACAGCTAAAATCAGTTCGGACCAAACATTGACAGATGGCAAAATGTACTCAGGCTATTCCGGTTTGGATCATTGGACGGCTGTTAGAAACGAAAACGCCAAACTACCTGATGCTTATTCACTAACCGCCTTAAAACCCGGTTACGATAAAATTGCTTTCACTTTCAGGGATCTGAAGGGCAATAAAGTATCGCTAAGTGATGCCCGTTTTAAAAACAAGGTAGTTATTGTGCAGATACTAGGCTCATGGTGCCCCAATTGTATGGATGAAACTACCTTTTTTGTAAATAGCTATTATGCTAAATATCACCCTAAAGGCGTAGAGATTGTTGGGCTTGCTTATGAACGCACTACAGATTTTGCCAAATCACAGCGTACCGTACAACAGTTAAAAGATCATTTTAATATTCCTTACCCATTATTAATAACAGGCTACACTCCCGGCAAAGGCGACCCGCAAAAGAGCCTGCCTATGCTGGCAGATTTTAAGGGCTTCCCTACCACCATCATTATTGATAAAAAAGGCGATGTACGCAAAATACATACCGGTTTCAGTGGCCCGGGTACAGGGGATTACTACACTCAGTTTGTTGATGAGTTTGAAAAGTTGACAGATGATCTGTTAGCGGAGTAG
- a CDS encoding acyl-CoA dehydrogenase, which produces MYFELSEEQKMIRQAARDFAQTELKPGVIERDEHQKFPAEQIKKLGELGFLGMMVSPQYGGSGMDAISYVLVMEELSKIDASASVVVSVNNSLVCYGLEKYGSEEQKQKYLIPLAKGEKIGAFCLSEPEAGSDATSQRTTAIDMGDHYLLNGTKNWITNGSSASTYLVMAQTDASKGSHGINALIVEKGIEGFTIGAKENKMGIRGSDTHSLMFNDVKVPKENRIGEDGFGFKFAMSTLEGGRIGIAAQALGIASGALELAVQYAKERTAFGKTLANLQAIQFKLADMATDIEAARLLCLRAAWLKDNGKPYGQASAMAKLFASETAMKTTIEAVQVHGGYGFVKEYHVERLMRDAKITQIYEGTSEIQKFVISREVLK; this is translated from the coding sequence ATGTATTTTGAATTATCAGAAGAACAGAAAATGATACGCCAGGCAGCCCGCGACTTTGCACAAACGGAGCTAAAACCGGGTGTAATTGAAAGGGATGAGCATCAAAAATTTCCGGCCGAACAAATAAAAAAACTGGGTGAGCTTGGTTTTTTGGGGATGATGGTATCACCTCAGTACGGCGGTAGCGGTATGGATGCTATTTCATATGTGCTGGTGATGGAAGAGTTATCAAAAATTGATGCTTCAGCCTCGGTAGTAGTTTCTGTAAATAATTCATTAGTATGCTACGGACTTGAGAAATACGGCAGTGAGGAACAAAAGCAAAAATACCTTATACCATTAGCCAAAGGCGAAAAGATAGGTGCATTCTGCCTTTCAGAACCCGAAGCTGGTTCTGATGCCACCTCACAAAGAACCACCGCCATTGATATGGGCGACCACTACCTGTTAAATGGTACTAAAAACTGGATAACCAATGGCAGCTCGGCCTCCACCTACCTGGTAATGGCACAAACCGACGCCAGCAAGGGCTCACACGGTATAAATGCGCTGATAGTAGAAAAAGGTATAGAGGGCTTTACCATTGGCGCCAAGGAGAATAAAATGGGCATACGTGGCTCTGATACCCACTCGCTTATGTTTAATGATGTTAAAGTACCAAAGGAAAACCGCATCGGTGAAGATGGATTTGGGTTTAAATTTGCCATGAGCACCCTCGAGGGCGGCCGCATTGGCATTGCCGCGCAGGCATTGGGCATAGCATCGGGCGCGCTTGAGTTGGCAGTGCAATATGCTAAGGAACGCACCGCATTTGGCAAAACCCTTGCAAACCTGCAGGCTATACAATTTAAACTGGCCGATATGGCTACTGATATTGAGGCAGCCCGCTTATTATGCCTGCGTGCCGCATGGTTAAAAGACAATGGTAAGCCTTATGGCCAGGCCAGCGCTATGGCCAAACTATTTGCATCTGAAACGGCCATGAAAACAACTATTGAAGCTGTACAGGTACACGGTGGCTACGGCTTTGTAAAGGAATACCACGTGGAGCGTTTAATGCGCGATGCTAAAATAACACAGATATACGAAGGAACTTCTGAAATTCAGAAGTTTGTCATATCGCGCGAGGTGCTGAAATAA
- a CDS encoding M13 family metallopeptidase — translation MTSQKSIVKAIALCSLGTVLFNSCKNNTPVTVANDPVYTNRDTTVKPGDDFFKYANGSWLKKNPIPAAYSSWGIGNIVEEELRDQLKKINEDALKANAPKGANTQKIGDFYFSGMDTVAIEKQGLAPLKPEIGRIASIKDTKDLVEEFAHLQTIGGSTPIGAQVGQDSKNSAKMLMNLWQAGIGLPNRDYYFNNDPHSITIRNDYQQKHLPTLFKLAGLNAADADMASKRVYALEKFLADSSRKLEDLRDPYHNYNKMPLAGLNKLAPDIDWKATFEQMDYKGVDTVIVGQPEYYRALNKAIKTYSIADWKNYLLKNLVSDYSAYLSKAFDQESFRFYGTVLYGSKAQLPRWKRVLDVENSLMGEVLGQIFVKEYFPEKTKARYVKLVEAMRTSFKEHIEKLDWMSEQTKEKAYYKLSRVTPKVGYPDKWKDFSSLTIDRGPYALNVMRANNFWHRFEANKLGKPVDRTEWDITPQTYNAYYNPSNNEIVLPAAQFSIPGIKDEDVDDAVVYGYAAASTIGHEMTHGFDDSGRQFDADGNLKEWWLPADSVKFKQRAQMLIDQFSGYTVYGLHVNGKATQGENIADLGGIVIGLDAFKKTDQYKEGKTINGLTPMQRFFLGYALGWLGQDRQEAVSSQILTNEHAPGFLRVNGPFTDVPEFYEAFHIKKGDKMWVDSAKRVKIW, via the coding sequence ATGACCTCACAAAAATCAATTGTAAAGGCTATTGCCTTGTGCTCATTAGGCACCGTATTATTTAATTCCTGCAAAAATAATACACCCGTAACCGTAGCAAACGACCCGGTTTACACCAACAGGGATACCACAGTAAAACCTGGCGATGATTTTTTTAAATATGCGAATGGCAGCTGGCTCAAAAAGAATCCTATACCGGCGGCTTACTCATCGTGGGGTATTGGTAATATAGTTGAGGAAGAGTTACGGGATCAGCTTAAAAAAATAAATGAGGATGCGCTTAAAGCCAATGCGCCAAAAGGCGCCAATACACAAAAGATAGGTGATTTCTATTTTTCGGGGATGGATACGGTTGCTATTGAGAAGCAGGGCCTTGCTCCGCTTAAACCCGAAATAGGCAGGATAGCAAGTATTAAAGATACAAAAGACCTGGTTGAGGAGTTTGCCCACCTGCAAACCATAGGGGGATCAACACCAATTGGCGCCCAGGTGGGGCAGGATTCAAAAAACAGCGCTAAAATGCTCATGAACCTGTGGCAGGCTGGTATAGGTTTACCAAACCGCGATTATTATTTTAATAACGACCCGCATAGTATTACCATACGCAACGATTATCAGCAAAAACATTTACCAACCCTATTTAAACTTGCCGGCCTAAATGCCGCTGATGCCGATATGGCCAGTAAAAGGGTTTATGCGCTCGAGAAGTTTTTGGCTGATAGCTCACGTAAGCTGGAAGACCTGCGCGACCCCTACCATAACTATAATAAGATGCCTTTAGCCGGTTTAAACAAGTTAGCACCGGATATAGACTGGAAAGCCACCTTTGAACAGATGGATTATAAGGGTGTGGATACGGTAATTGTTGGTCAGCCGGAGTATTACAGGGCCTTAAACAAGGCGATTAAAACTTACAGCATTGCCGATTGGAAAAACTATCTGCTTAAAAACCTGGTGAGTGATTATAGCGCATACCTAAGCAAAGCTTTTGACCAGGAGAGCTTCCGTTTTTATGGTACTGTATTATATGGCAGTAAAGCGCAGTTACCACGCTGGAAACGTGTGCTTGATGTTGAAAATAGCTTAATGGGCGAAGTATTGGGGCAGATATTTGTAAAAGAATATTTTCCTGAAAAAACCAAGGCCCGCTATGTAAAACTGGTTGAGGCCATGCGTACCAGCTTTAAGGAGCATATTGAGAAATTGGACTGGATGAGCGAACAGACAAAGGAGAAGGCTTACTATAAACTATCCAGGGTAACGCCAAAGGTTGGTTATCCTGATAAGTGGAAGGACTTTTCATCCTTAACTATCGATCGAGGTCCGTATGCATTGAATGTAATGCGCGCCAATAACTTTTGGCACCGCTTTGAGGCCAATAAACTGGGCAAACCTGTCGATCGTACCGAATGGGATATAACACCGCAAACCTATAATGCTTATTATAATCCATCGAATAATGAGATCGTACTGCCGGCCGCGCAATTCTCTATCCCAGGTATTAAGGATGAGGATGTTGACGACGCGGTAGTATATGGTTATGCGGCAGCATCAACCATTGGCCACGAGATGACGCATGGTTTTGACGACTCAGGCCGCCAGTTTGATGCTGATGGCAATTTGAAAGAATGGTGGTTGCCTGCTGATTCGGTTAAATTTAAGCAACGTGCCCAAATGCTTATCGATCAGTTTAGCGGCTATACAGTTTACGGTCTGCACGTTAACGGTAAAGCCACCCAGGGCGAAAATATTGCCGATCTGGGTGGGATAGTAATAGGCCTGGATGCCTTTAAAAAGACAGACCAGTATAAAGAAGGTAAAACCATAAACGGATTAACCCCTATGCAGCGTTTCTTTTTGGGTTATGCGCTGGGATGGCTGGGACAGGACAGACAGGAGGCCGTATCGAGCCAGATATTGACCAATGAACACGCCCCCGGATTTTTGCGTGTAAACGGTCCGTTTACAGATGTGCCTGAGTTCTATGAAGCTTTCCACATAAAAAAAGGCGACAAAATGTGGGTTGATTCTGCTAAGAGGGTAAAGATTTGGTAG
- a CDS encoding endonuclease domain-containing protein, with the protein MDNYIVDFYCKDLMLVIEIDGMSHNYEEAFLKDGIRQQKLESFGVRFLRFSEAEVKYDILNVLRTIETEILVILKENTDIELPKNFDASLLS; encoded by the coding sequence ATTGATAATTATATAGTCGATTTTTACTGTAAAGATCTAATGCTTGTTATTGAAATTGATGGCATGTCTCACAATTATGAGGAAGCTTTTTTGAAAGATGGAATTCGGCAGCAGAAATTAGAAAGCTTTGGAGTTAGATTTTTAAGGTTTTCTGAGGCTGAGGTTAAGTACGATATATTGAATGTGTTAAGGACTATTGAAACTGAGATTTTGGTAATATTGAAAGAGAATACTGACATTGAACTGCCTAAGAATTTTGATGCTTCATTGCTTAGCTAG
- the pnuC gene encoding nicotinamide riboside transporter PnuC: MQLIHALQLWWQQQSLLEVVGVITGLLCVYLAAVNNIWNWPIAIVSVAIYIVIFYDTRLFADMGLQVYFLITNVYGWYYWSKKAGDEKKIPVAVITRKEIIYSIIAIIVFTFILGTLLKYTPASYPYIDSFCTACSLVAQVFLARKVLENWLIWIFVDIVYVGVYIFKGLHLTAIMYAIYVGIALLGYLDWKKDYKKQVQ, translated from the coding sequence ATGCAACTCATACACGCCTTACAGCTATGGTGGCAGCAGCAAAGCTTGCTGGAGGTAGTAGGCGTAATAACCGGGTTATTATGTGTTTACCTGGCGGCTGTAAATAATATCTGGAATTGGCCTATAGCTATCGTCAGCGTAGCTATTTATATTGTTATTTTTTATGATACCCGCCTTTTTGCAGATATGGGCTTACAGGTTTATTTTTTAATAACCAATGTTTATGGCTGGTATTACTGGAGCAAAAAAGCCGGCGATGAAAAGAAGATCCCTGTAGCTGTTATCACTCGTAAGGAGATCATATATTCAATTATAGCCATTATAGTTTTCACTTTTATATTGGGGACACTGTTAAAGTATACGCCGGCATCATACCCCTATATTGATAGTTTTTGTACGGCTTGCAGCCTGGTGGCACAGGTGTTTTTAGCACGTAAGGTACTTGAAAATTGGCTGATATGGATATTTGTTGATATAGTATATGTTGGCGTATACATATTCAAGGGCCTGCATCTTACAGCAATAATGTATGCCATATACGTGGGCATAGCATTATTAGGCTACCTCGATTGGAAAAAAGACTACAAAAAGCAAGTACAATAA